From a region of the Candidatus Limnocylindrales bacterium genome:
- a CDS encoding spherulation-specific family 4 protein — MIVRRILPLLLVVLAAAGGVTAAPQSIAVPAYFYPVYPDPLWTQMQDAAPVVSVAIMNPGSGPGASPDSNYTAQVAATRAAGVKVLGYVTSSYATRDPADVKAEIDEYYLWYGVDGIFIDEADNNCASAPYYSDLDVYTKTKGGLGLTVINPGTVTPECFVTAADVILNFEGSYSQYQSYAPLGWESGYEPGHFWHLVYATAEVDMPSAVLLSQARGAGYVYVTPDTLVPNPWDSLPQGSYWTSELAYVQPTEGACAAPVSKPKLQVRGIFSAEADDSLTFAGGFALAGTPVIDPVANGLRFVVGDATGAKVDIRLPGGGYDDMTSVGWIGGGSKWTYRDDRDPADDGIFKATVKTKTDGVTTTVTFRVFGRDGSYPVSADEIPLTAVLGLLPDEPTESCATASFPGPKPVCVATSSGVRCK; from the coding sequence ATGATCGTACGTAGGATTCTTCCGTTACTCCTGGTTGTGCTTGCCGCCGCCGGCGGTGTCACCGCGGCGCCGCAGTCGATCGCCGTACCCGCGTATTTTTATCCGGTCTATCCCGATCCGTTGTGGACGCAGATGCAGGACGCGGCGCCGGTCGTCTCGGTTGCGATCATGAATCCGGGCAGCGGCCCGGGCGCGTCGCCCGATTCGAACTACACCGCGCAGGTTGCGGCGACGCGCGCGGCCGGTGTCAAGGTCCTCGGCTACGTCACGTCGAGCTATGCCACGCGTGACCCCGCGGACGTCAAGGCGGAGATCGACGAGTACTATCTCTGGTACGGGGTCGACGGCATCTTCATCGACGAAGCCGACAACAACTGCGCGAGCGCGCCGTATTATTCCGACCTCGACGTCTACACGAAGACCAAGGGCGGGCTCGGCCTGACCGTGATCAATCCGGGCACAGTAACTCCGGAATGTTTCGTGACGGCGGCCGACGTGATCCTCAACTTCGAAGGATCCTACTCGCAGTACCAGTCGTACGCGCCGCTCGGCTGGGAGTCGGGCTACGAACCGGGTCATTTCTGGCATCTCGTCTACGCAACCGCGGAGGTCGACATGCCATCGGCGGTCCTGCTCAGCCAGGCGCGCGGTGCGGGGTATGTGTACGTGACGCCGGATACGCTGGTGCCGAATCCGTGGGATTCGCTGCCGCAGGGCTCGTACTGGACGAGCGAGCTCGCCTACGTGCAGCCGACCGAAGGAGCATGCGCGGCGCCGGTTTCGAAGCCGAAGCTCCAGGTGCGCGGGATCTTTTCGGCGGAGGCCGACGACTCGCTCACGTTTGCCGGCGGCTTCGCGCTCGCGGGGACTCCGGTGATCGATCCGGTCGCAAACGGGCTGCGCTTCGTCGTCGGCGACGCGACGGGTGCGAAGGTCGATATCCGGCTTCCGGGCGGAGGTTACGACGACATGACGTCGGTCGGATGGATCGGCGGCGGCAGCAAGTGGACGTATCGCGACGATCGCGATCCTGCGGACGACGGGATCTTCAAGGCGACCGTCAAGACGAAGACCGACGGCGTGACGACCACCGTCACGTTCCGCGTGTTCGGCCGCGACGGATCCTACCCGGTCAGTGCCGACGAGATTCCACTGACCGCCGTGCTCGGCCTGCTGCCGGACGAACCGACCGAGAGCTGCGCGACGGCGTCGTTCCCGGGCCCGAAGCCGGTCTGCGTTGCGACGTCGAGCGGCGTGCGCTGCAAGTAG
- a CDS encoding phosphoserine transaminase, translating to MKPATKPARPQFSSGPCAKRPGWSFEALGGAALGRSHRAKVGKEKLAGVIERSKSVLGMPKDYRLGIVAGSDTGAFEMAMWSLLGARGIDAMAWESFGEGWITDITKQLKLEPRIQRADYGEICDLASVNFDNDVVFTWNGTTSGVRVPNGDWIPADRKGLTLCDATSAVFAMDLAWDKIDVATWSWQKVLGGEGGHGMLALSPRAVERLQSYTPPWPMPKIFRMTKKGKLDEEIFQGSTINTPSMLCVEDALDSLAWAEKIGGIKGLIARSESNLAAIAAWIGQSKTFAFLASDPKVRSCTSICLKIVDPWFEALGGDERAAAVKKIVSLLEKEGVAYDIAGYRDAPAGLRIWGGATVDREDIEALLPWLDWAFAEAKG from the coding sequence ATGAAGCCCGCCACGAAGCCTGCCCGTCCGCAGTTTTCTTCCGGCCCTTGCGCCAAACGTCCCGGATGGAGCTTCGAGGCTCTCGGCGGTGCTGCCCTCGGCCGCTCGCATCGCGCGAAAGTCGGGAAGGAGAAACTCGCCGGCGTGATCGAGCGCAGCAAGTCGGTGCTCGGCATGCCGAAGGACTACCGGCTCGGCATCGTGGCCGGCTCGGACACCGGTGCGTTCGAGATGGCCATGTGGTCGCTGCTCGGAGCGCGCGGCATCGACGCAATGGCGTGGGAAAGCTTCGGCGAAGGCTGGATCACCGACATCACCAAGCAGCTGAAGCTCGAGCCGCGCATCCAGCGCGCCGACTACGGCGAGATCTGCGACCTCGCGAGCGTCAACTTCGACAACGACGTGGTCTTCACGTGGAACGGCACGACCTCGGGCGTGCGCGTCCCGAACGGCGACTGGATCCCTGCCGACCGCAAGGGACTGACGCTGTGCGATGCGACGTCCGCAGTCTTCGCGATGGATCTGGCGTGGGACAAGATCGATGTCGCGACGTGGTCCTGGCAGAAAGTGCTCGGCGGCGAAGGCGGGCACGGCATGCTCGCGCTGTCGCCGCGCGCGGTCGAGCGGCTGCAGAGCTACACGCCGCCGTGGCCGATGCCGAAGATCTTCCGCATGACGAAGAAGGGAAAGCTCGACGAGGAAATCTTCCAGGGCTCGACCATCAACACCCCGTCGATGCTGTGCGTCGAGGACGCGCTCGACTCGCTTGCATGGGCCGAGAAGATCGGCGGCATCAAGGGTCTGATCGCGCGCTCGGAGTCCAACCTTGCCGCGATCGCAGCCTGGATCGGCCAGTCGAAGACGTTCGCGTTTCTCGCTTCGGATCCGAAGGTGCGCTCGTGCACGTCGATCTGCCTCAAGATCGTCGATCCATGGTTCGAGGCGCTCGGCGGCGACGAGCGTGCCGCCGCGGTCAAGAAGATCGTCTCTCTGCTCGAGAAGGAAGGCGTCGCGTACGACATCGCCGGATACCGCGACGCACCCGCCGGACTACGGATCTGGGGCGGCGCGACCGTCGACCGCGAAGACATCGAAGCGCTTCTGCCGTGGCTCGACTGGGCGTTCGCCGAAGCGAAGGGCTGA
- a CDS encoding pyrimidine/purine nucleoside phosphorylase, giving the protein MLQHNSYFDGLVQSIGFERNGRRYTAGVFGIGAFHFNTDTPERMTILSGELRVRLPGEVSRVYPTGTSFEVPARSGFDVEAAAPAAYLCEFL; this is encoded by the coding sequence ATGCTTCAGCACAACAGCTACTTCGACGGTCTGGTTCAGAGCATCGGTTTCGAGCGCAACGGACGCCGCTATACGGCCGGCGTATTCGGGATCGGCGCGTTTCATTTCAATACCGATACGCCCGAGCGCATGACGATCCTGAGCGGCGAGCTGCGCGTGCGACTGCCGGGCGAAGTCTCGCGGGTGTATCCGACCGGAACGTCGTTCGAGGTTCCTGCCCGAAGCGGCTTCGACGTCGAAGCCGCGGCGCCAGCAGCGTATCTCTGCGAGTTTCTCTGA
- a CDS encoding glycosyltransferase family 2 protein, with product MTHARTVAVVLAWNDGPHVVRLLERLRSSSPPPASVVIVDNGSTDGTAAAIEREYPQHEMIALPGNAGFARAANAGIRRALELDAEWVWLLNTDIDLPGDALLRLQRAAQAAATEPVAETSGRLRVTGEKGRCGMVGAILLESDGSVQACGGGRVSLWTGIARHERTGRGRCDYLSGACLLLRADMLREIGLFDEAYFFYWEDIDLGFRARERGWTLRTAADCRVVHREGSSLGRWSEERWYHLFRGMIRFLDSRAPFPRVAAAARLLHHTATMLRRGRYAAIAGAWSAFGSQRRLPQSPAAPCDPAGAEREDARAECHAKSRASAHPGAARARKFYDTSGMHRSSIGTDTKPLCAS from the coding sequence ATGACGCACGCGCGAACCGTCGCCGTGGTGCTCGCGTGGAACGACGGTCCGCACGTCGTCCGCCTTCTGGAAAGGCTGCGTTCGTCGAGCCCGCCGCCGGCAAGCGTCGTGATCGTCGACAACGGATCGACGGATGGTACGGCGGCAGCGATCGAGCGCGAGTATCCGCAGCACGAAATGATCGCGCTGCCCGGCAACGCCGGCTTCGCGCGCGCGGCCAACGCCGGCATCCGGCGCGCGCTCGAGCTCGATGCCGAGTGGGTATGGCTGCTCAACACCGACATCGATCTGCCCGGCGATGCACTGCTGCGGCTGCAGCGCGCCGCGCAAGCAGCCGCCACAGAGCCCGTCGCCGAAACCAGCGGAAGACTTCGGGTGACCGGCGAGAAAGGCCGGTGCGGAATGGTCGGCGCAATTCTGCTGGAATCCGACGGCAGCGTGCAGGCCTGCGGCGGCGGCCGCGTCAGCCTCTGGACCGGAATCGCCAGACACGAGCGCACGGGTCGCGGCCGGTGCGACTATCTTTCCGGTGCGTGCCTTCTGCTGCGCGCAGACATGTTGCGCGAGATCGGACTGTTCGATGAGGCGTACTTCTTCTACTGGGAAGACATCGATCTCGGCTTTCGTGCGCGCGAGCGCGGCTGGACGCTTCGTACAGCGGCCGATTGCCGGGTCGTGCACCGCGAAGGGTCGAGCCTCGGACGCTGGAGCGAGGAGCGCTGGTATCACCTGTTCCGCGGGATGATCCGTTTTCTCGACTCGCGCGCGCCTTTTCCCCGCGTCGCTGCTGCGGCGCGCCTGCTGCACCACACGGCGACGATGCTCAGGCGCGGGAGGTACGCGGCGATCGCGGGCGCCTGGAGTGCGTTCGGTTCGCAGAGGCGGTTGCCGCAGAGTCCTGCGGCTCCATGCGACCCGGCTGGGGCCGAGAGGGAGGACGCCCGTGCGGAGTGTCATGCAAAGTCTCGTGCGTCCGCGCACCCCGGCGCGGCTCGTGCCCGAAAATTTTATGACACCAGTGGCATGCACCGCTCTTCCATCGGCACGGACACGAAGCCATTGTGCGCATCATGA
- a CDS encoding helix-turn-helix domain-containing protein: MSQGLSTPPRSRRAATRGKRSAAAPRQRATTAPERGAARDALLAAARKEFDEAGFEGTDTNRIARRAGYAPQTFYRHFHDKTAIFVEIYNKWFEDEWKDLEKAHGKGADGAARVLLDHHARHREFRRSLRRLTVTDETVRAARTASRRHQLELVDAEDKLRGHKRETALRIALLFCTERLADAAADGELSDLGLSHEEQVALLADVLRRLRSPRGPGSTR, from the coding sequence ATGAGTCAAGGACTTTCGACCCCGCCGCGCAGCCGGCGCGCGGCGACCCGCGGGAAGCGTTCGGCGGCAGCGCCGCGGCAGCGTGCAACCACCGCACCGGAGCGCGGCGCCGCGCGCGACGCGCTGCTGGCCGCCGCACGCAAGGAGTTCGACGAAGCGGGCTTCGAAGGCACCGACACCAACCGCATCGCGCGCCGCGCAGGCTACGCGCCGCAGACGTTCTACCGGCACTTCCACGACAAGACCGCGATCTTCGTCGAGATCTACAACAAATGGTTCGAGGACGAGTGGAAGGACCTCGAGAAGGCGCACGGCAAAGGAGCGGACGGCGCGGCGCGAGTACTGCTCGACCACCATGCACGCCACCGCGAGTTCCGCCGCAGCCTTCGCCGCCTGACGGTTACCGATGAGACTGTGCGTGCGGCAAGAACCGCGAGCCGTCGCCATCAGCTCGAGCTCGTCGATGCCGAGGACAAGCTGCGCGGGCACAAGCGCGAGACCGCGCTGCGCATCGCATTGCTCTTCTGCACCGAGCGCCTGGCCGACGCTGCCGCCGACGGAGAGCTTTCCGACCTCGGCCTCTCGCACGAGGAGCAGGTCGCTCTGCTCGCCGACGTGCTGCGACGCCTGCGATCTCCTAGGGGACCGGGATCGACACGCTGA
- a CDS encoding alpha/beta hydrolase translates to MEFHDVAGTRVAVSRSGRGPAVVCLHATGHGARDYEPLAARIGGSFEVIAVDWPGQGRSAPDAAPASASRYARVLEELLPLVTSGPAILIGCSIGGAAAIEVAARRPDLVRAMVLCDTGGLVEIDRMTRFAILRMHSFFAAGARGAWWFGAAFAMYYRMVLPSKAARGQRDRIVASAREIAPVLAEAWKSFAEPQADLRWLISQIHCPVLFAWAGKDRILPWARTRPAAETFEDYRVEMFRAGHAAFLEDPDRFADSFRRFAHKIPARTPAQPAGISAGRPAESRPAAMPGAAAANGPRDAAAIGTWKQAGAA, encoded by the coding sequence GTGGAATTTCATGACGTTGCCGGAACGCGCGTGGCCGTTTCGCGAAGCGGCCGGGGGCCGGCCGTCGTGTGTCTTCATGCGACCGGTCATGGCGCGCGCGACTACGAGCCGCTGGCCGCGCGCATCGGCGGCAGTTTCGAGGTCATCGCCGTCGACTGGCCGGGGCAGGGTCGCAGCGCGCCCGACGCCGCACCGGCAAGCGCGAGCCGCTATGCCCGCGTTCTCGAAGAGCTGCTTCCGCTCGTCACTTCCGGGCCGGCGATCCTGATCGGATGCTCGATCGGCGGCGCCGCAGCGATCGAAGTTGCCGCGCGCCGGCCGGATCTGGTTCGCGCGATGGTCCTTTGCGACACCGGTGGCCTCGTCGAGATCGACCGCATGACGCGCTTTGCGATCCTGCGCATGCATTCGTTCTTCGCGGCCGGCGCACGCGGCGCGTGGTGGTTCGGCGCGGCGTTCGCGATGTACTACCGGATGGTGCTGCCGTCGAAGGCGGCGCGCGGCCAGCGCGACCGCATCGTCGCATCGGCACGCGAGATCGCGCCGGTCCTTGCCGAAGCGTGGAAGAGCTTCGCCGAGCCGCAAGCCGACCTGCGGTGGCTGATATCGCAGATCCATTGTCCGGTGCTGTTCGCATGGGCCGGCAAAGACCGCATTCTTCCATGGGCGCGCACGCGGCCGGCAGCCGAGACGTTCGAGGATTACCGCGTGGAGATGTTCCGTGCGGGCCATGCGGCTTTTCTCGAAGACCCCGATCGCTTCGCCGATTCGTTCCGTCGTTTCGCGCACAAAATTCCGGCCCGGACCCCGGCGCAGCCGGCGGGAATCTCGGCCGGCCGCCCGGCCGAATCGCGCCCGGCTGCGATGCCTGGTGCTGCAGCCGCAAATGGCCCCCGCGATGCAGCCGCGATTGGCACTTGGAAACAGGCAGGTGCCGCGTAG
- a CDS encoding glutathione S-transferase family protein produces the protein MTIKLYSGPVSMFGAKAEIGVLEKGIACDREFVPFSIATLYEPKHPVVARVNPKAQVPVLVDGDLELYDSTQIFEYLEDICPEPALWPHDPRQRARARLAELESDEVFFPNVITLMPRARAAAGDDAVAAALEVIERYYRTIDARIADRDYLAGTFSYADIAFFMAQFFASFLGAPPPASLASVSAWRARVGRRDSVRKVAGAMADYLRAQGLELPPL, from the coding sequence ATGACGATCAAACTGTATTCCGGACCCGTCAGCATGTTCGGTGCGAAGGCCGAGATCGGCGTGCTCGAAAAGGGTATCGCGTGCGATCGCGAGTTCGTGCCGTTTTCGATCGCGACGCTCTACGAGCCGAAGCATCCGGTGGTCGCGCGCGTGAACCCGAAGGCGCAGGTGCCGGTTCTCGTCGACGGCGACCTCGAGCTTTACGATTCGACGCAGATCTTCGAATACCTGGAAGACATCTGTCCCGAGCCGGCACTGTGGCCGCATGACCCGCGGCAGCGGGCACGCGCGCGCCTTGCCGAGCTCGAATCGGACGAAGTGTTCTTCCCGAATGTCATCACGCTGATGCCGCGCGCGCGTGCGGCTGCGGGCGACGACGCCGTCGCTGCCGCGCTCGAAGTGATCGAGCGCTACTATCGCACGATCGACGCCCGCATCGCCGACCGCGATTATCTTGCCGGGACCTTCAGCTACGCCGACATCGCGTTCTTCATGGCGCAGTTCTTCGCGAGCTTCCTCGGCGCGCCGCCGCCGGCTTCACTAGCCAGCGTCTCGGCGTGGCGTGCCCGTGTCGGACGACGCGACAGCGTAAGGAAGGTCGCCGGCGCGATGGCCGACTACCTGCGTGCTCAGGGCCTCGAGCTTCCGCCGCTCTAA
- a CDS encoding amidohydrolase family protein: MSSRPYAVITSDAHAGASIASYREYLDATHQKMFDEWRGSYKNPQREHIGSKKHKNWDDAERIADMDREGVAGEILFPNTVPPFFRSSVLICGNPSKENYPLWLEGIRAHNRWLLDFQNEQPDRRAGVGIVYLNDIDEAIRDVQWIAKNGLKGGILLPHVPDDCTHIVPLYAPDYDRFWQVCEDLGVVVNHHGGTGSPDYGNYPISLPIRFLETPFFSTRSYSHLLLAGVFHRFPKLRYIVTESGCGWVPATLEQLDRIWSFVRKGFVGEFQFNTDAVTPEPPSFYAKRNVWYGASAASPAEIRDRHAVGVERLCWGTDYPHYEGTYPYTREALRHTFHDVPEDEARMMLGANAASLFGFDLERLSPLVERIGPRPQDVAMPLAPAEFPKDSMSMAFSK, translated from the coding sequence ATGAGCTCCAGACCCTACGCCGTCATCACGTCGGACGCGCATGCCGGTGCGAGCATCGCCAGCTACCGCGAATACCTCGATGCCACGCATCAGAAGATGTTCGACGAGTGGCGCGGCTCGTACAAAAACCCGCAGCGCGAGCACATCGGCTCGAAGAAGCACAAGAACTGGGACGACGCCGAGCGCATCGCCGACATGGATCGCGAGGGCGTGGCGGGGGAGATCCTGTTCCCGAACACCGTGCCGCCGTTTTTCCGCTCGAGCGTCCTGATCTGCGGCAATCCGTCGAAAGAAAACTATCCGCTGTGGCTCGAGGGCATCCGCGCGCACAACCGCTGGCTCCTCGACTTCCAGAACGAGCAGCCCGATCGCCGCGCAGGCGTCGGCATCGTCTATTTGAACGACATCGACGAGGCCATCCGCGACGTCCAGTGGATTGCGAAGAACGGCCTGAAGGGCGGCATCCTGCTTCCGCACGTGCCGGACGACTGCACGCACATCGTTCCGCTGTACGCTCCGGACTATGACCGGTTCTGGCAGGTGTGCGAGGACCTCGGCGTGGTCGTCAATCATCACGGTGGAACCGGTTCGCCCGATTACGGCAACTACCCGATCTCGCTTCCGATCCGCTTTCTCGAAACGCCGTTCTTCTCGACGCGCAGCTACTCGCACCTGCTTCTCGCCGGCGTGTTCCATCGCTTTCCGAAGCTGCGTTACATCGTCACCGAGTCCGGCTGCGGCTGGGTTCCTGCGACCCTCGAGCAGCTCGACCGCATCTGGAGTTTCGTGCGCAAAGGCTTCGTCGGCGAGTTCCAGTTCAATACCGACGCCGTTACGCCGGAGCCGCCGAGCTTCTATGCGAAGCGCAACGTCTGGTACGGAGCGAGCGCCGCGTCGCCGGCCGAGATCCGCGACCGCCATGCCGTCGGCGTCGAGCGCCTGTGCTGGGGCACCGACTATCCGCACTACGAAGGAACGTACCCGTACACGCGCGAGGCGCTTCGTCACACGTTCCACGACGTTCCCGAAGATGAAGCGCGGATGATGCTCGGCGCCAACGCGGCGTCGCTGTTCGGATTCGATCTCGAGCGCCTGTCGCCGCTCGTCGAGCGCATCGGCCCGCGGCCCCAGGACGTCGCGATGCCGCTCGCACCGGCGGAGTTCCCGAAGGATTCCATGTCGATGGCGTTCTCGAAGTAG
- a CDS encoding right-handed parallel beta-helix repeat-containing protein — translation MLRRALESIVSISLVAAAPVLAVADVQVTTCGASVPMNTTGFLGADLDCSASPGIGVSLGSGAALELRGFSLIGNPGATNADGVVCDGGCTVLGPGTIRDFSGNGVVSPGHLTITGATIQNIAGQGVRSVSATAAGVSISGTGTAMYSPPNDELTTSIIHVSDSTITNNGSGVTAAVVRVVNSTISNNASTAVSNTRVTIIGSHIDGNGQGVDAELISVQSSSVDFNGGGLHAYGYHPRIKVSDSTVSDNAAAGIYAWDSWSPEFRDVGSVTVSNSEVSRNGGAGIFTASASIRDGCDVSDNASTGVIAQKVAVQDSKITGNAGFGIAANGDQGTFHYYSGKCHVRASTITGNAIGGIVSADGGGIRLDHGPIVADSTVIGNDVDPDCGVTIICPDFYTVQKPRLNGTTCETSYDPQTDTDWDVCSLDPM, via the coding sequence ATGCTCCGACGTGCGCTCGAGTCGATTGTTTCCATTTCATTGGTCGCAGCCGCTCCGGTGCTGGCCGTAGCCGACGTGCAGGTCACGACATGCGGCGCGTCGGTTCCGATGAACACGACGGGGTTTCTCGGAGCCGATCTCGATTGCTCGGCATCGCCGGGCATCGGTGTGTCGCTCGGGAGCGGTGCGGCGCTCGAGCTCAGGGGGTTCAGCCTGATCGGCAATCCGGGCGCTACCAACGCGGACGGCGTCGTCTGCGACGGCGGCTGCACGGTGCTCGGTCCGGGAACGATCCGTGACTTCTCCGGAAACGGCGTCGTGTCGCCCGGGCATCTGACGATTACCGGCGCCACGATCCAGAATATCGCCGGCCAGGGTGTCCGAAGCGTCTCCGCGACGGCCGCCGGCGTGAGCATCAGCGGTACGGGCACGGCGATGTATTCGCCGCCGAATGACGAGCTCACGACGAGCATCATCCATGTTTCCGACAGCACGATCACGAACAACGGCAGCGGAGTAACGGCCGCCGTCGTCCGGGTCGTGAACAGCACGATCAGCAACAATGCCTCGACGGCAGTGTCGAACACTCGCGTGACGATCATCGGCAGTCACATCGACGGCAACGGACAAGGCGTCGATGCCGAGCTGATTTCCGTGCAATCGAGCAGCGTCGACTTCAATGGCGGCGGCCTCCACGCGTACGGTTACCATCCGAGAATCAAGGTTTCGGACTCGACGGTTTCCGACAACGCAGCCGCGGGCATTTACGCCTGGGATTCCTGGTCGCCGGAGTTTCGCGATGTCGGAAGCGTGACCGTGTCGAACAGCGAGGTTTCCAGAAACGGAGGCGCTGGTATTTTCACCGCATCGGCGTCCATTCGCGACGGCTGTGACGTGAGCGACAACGCGTCAACCGGAGTGATTGCACAGAAGGTGGCGGTACAGGACTCGAAGATTACCGGCAACGCCGGGTTCGGGATCGCCGCGAACGGCGACCAGGGAACCTTCCACTACTACTCCGGGAAATGCCACGTTCGCGCGTCGACGATCACCGGCAACGCAATTGGCGGAATCGTCTCGGCGGACGGCGGCGGGATCCGCCTCGATCACGGCCCCATCGTCGCCGACAGCACTGTCATCGGCAATGACGTCGATCCGGACTGCGGGGTGACGATCATTTGCCCGGATTTCTACACGGTGCAGAAGCCGCGCCTCAATGGCACGACGTGCGAGACCAGCTACGATCCGCAGACAGATACGGACTGGGACGTCTGCTCTCTCGATCCCATGTAG
- a CDS encoding protein-L-isoaspartate(D-aspartate) O-methyltransferase encodes MKDRSAERREMVATSLVRRGLHNQAILDAFLAVPRELFVPARFAASAYEDRPLPIEAGQTISQPYVVALMLDMLRLEGTEKALEVGTGSGYAAAILSHLAREVHTIERHDTLVVTARRRLAQLGIRNVHVTCGDGSLGLREHAPFDAIIVSAGGLLVPPALRDQLAIGGRLVIPVHEDVDYQRLRRITRVSPDHFNEEELDEVCFVPLIGSQGWESEEHKKKILSGLDHAESPPGTRR; translated from the coding sequence ATGAAGGATCGCAGCGCCGAGCGCCGCGAAATGGTCGCGACCAGCCTGGTTCGTCGCGGACTTCACAACCAGGCCATCCTCGATGCTTTCCTTGCGGTCCCGCGCGAGCTCTTCGTACCGGCACGATTCGCGGCGTCGGCTTACGAAGACCGGCCGCTGCCGATCGAAGCCGGACAGACGATCTCCCAGCCATATGTCGTCGCGCTGATGCTCGACATGCTGCGCCTCGAAGGCACCGAGAAAGCTCTCGAGGTCGGCACCGGCTCCGGTTACGCCGCGGCAATCCTTTCGCACCTCGCACGAGAGGTGCACACGATCGAACGCCACGACACGCTCGTCGTGACCGCGCGGCGACGCCTTGCACAGCTCGGCATTCGCAACGTCCATGTCACATGCGGCGACGGCTCGCTCGGACTTCGCGAGCACGCGCCGTTCGACGCGATCATCGTCTCCGCCGGCGGCCTGCTCGTGCCGCCGGCGCTGCGGGATCAGCTCGCGATCGGTGGTCGCCTGGTCATTCCGGTTCACGAGGACGTCGACTATCAGCGTCTTCGCCGCATCACGCGCGTTTCGCCCGACCACTTCAACGAAGAGGAGCTCGATGAGGTCTGCTTCGTGCCGCTGATCGGTTCACAGGGCTGGGAGTCGGAGGAGCACAAGAAAAAAATCCTGTCCGGGCTCGATCACGCTGAGTCCCCTCCGGGTACACGACGCTGA